In one window of Rathayibacter caricis DSM 15933 DNA:
- the ruvC gene encoding crossover junction endodeoxyribonuclease RuvC produces the protein MRVLGIDPGLTRCGVGIVDVARDRRATLVHVSVLRTPVDDPLERRLLALGDGIEALLDEHRPDAVAIERVFAQNNVRTVMGIAQISGVALVAAARRSLPVGMHTPSEVKAAVTGYGAADKRQVTAMIQRVLRLDAPPTPADAADALALAVCHAWRAPLAAGPSSATEGETPAQRAWRAAEASTRTPVRASRLTR, from the coding sequence ATGCGCGTCCTCGGGATCGATCCGGGGCTCACCCGGTGCGGCGTCGGCATCGTCGACGTCGCCCGCGATCGGCGGGCCACTCTGGTGCACGTCAGCGTGCTGCGCACTCCCGTCGACGACCCGCTCGAGCGGCGCCTGCTGGCGCTGGGCGACGGCATCGAGGCGCTCCTCGACGAGCACCGCCCGGACGCCGTCGCGATCGAACGCGTCTTCGCGCAGAACAACGTGCGCACCGTCATGGGCATAGCCCAGATCAGCGGAGTGGCGCTCGTCGCGGCGGCCCGCCGCTCCCTCCCGGTCGGCATGCACACGCCGAGCGAGGTGAAGGCCGCGGTCACGGGCTACGGAGCCGCCGACAAGCGGCAGGTCACCGCGATGATCCAGCGCGTGCTCCGCCTGGACGCGCCTCCGACTCCGGCCGACGCGGCCGATGCGCTGGCTCTCGCGGTCTGCCACGCGTGGCGGGCTCCGCTCGCCGCCGGACCGTCGTCCGCGACGGAGGGGGAGACGCCGGCGCAGCGTGCGTGGCGCGCCGCGGAGGCCTCCACTCGAACGCCTGTTCGAGCATCTAGACTGACGCGGTGA